GAAGACGGGTACCGAGAGGAGGTCGTCTCGCTCCTGTCCGACCTTGAGATTCCCGTTCTCCGCTGGCCCGGCGGCTGTTTCGCCGACGACTACCACTGGGAAGACGGCATCGGTCCACAGGAGGACCGACCGCGACGCCGGAACCTCTTCTGGGCGCAGGGCCCGGAGGAGCTCCCCGAGGAGTCCAACGCCTTCGGTACCGACGAGTTCCTGGAACTCTGTGAGCGAATCGGTACGGAGCCGTATCTCGCGGCCAACGTCGGCTCGGGCGACCCACAGGAGGCTACCGACTGGGTCGAGTACTGCAACTACGACGGCGACACCGAACTCGCCGACCGACGACGCGAGAACGGCCGAGAGGAGCCCTACGGCGTTAAGTACTGGGGACTCGGCAACGAGAACTGGGGCTGTGGCGGCCAGATGACCCCCGAGCAGTACGCCCGCGAGTACCGGCGGTACGCGACCTACGTCGGGACCATGGACAACCTGATGCTCGATCACGAACTCGAGCTCATCGCCTGTGGCTTCGAGGGCCACGAGTGGAACCGACGATTCATGGAGGAGATCGCGAGCGAGGCCTGGGGCGCGGAGTTCCCGCTCGACCACCTCACGCTGCACCACTACTACGGGCGGACGATGAACGTCTCCGAGGCCGACGAGGACCAGTACGACCAGCTCCTCGTCGAGGCCCTCGAGATGGAAGACCACATCGAGCGAATCGCCGCGGCGATCAACGCGGTGGCGACGACCCGCGACATCGGCGTCATCATCGACGAGTGGGGCACCTGGCATCCCGAAGCGACGGCCGACAACGGGCTCGAACAGCCGGGGACCGTCCTCGACGCGCTCTCGGCAGCGGCCGTCCTCGACATCTTCAACCACCACAGCGACGTTGTCACGATGTCGAACATCGCACAGACGGTCAACGTCCTGCAGTGTCTCGTCGAGACCGACGAGGACGACGCCTGGGCGCGTCCGACCTACCGCGTCTTCGACCTGTACGCACCCCACAAGGGTAGCGAGGCCGTGCAGACGTCGGTCGAGGCCCCGTCGCGCGAACTCGCCGACGACGCCGAGGACCGCGAACTGCCCCTCGTCGGCGCGTCCGCATCGGTCGACGACGACGAGACCTACGTCACCGTTACGAACCTCGACTGCCGCGAGACCCAGACGATCGACGTCACCCTCGAGGGAATCGACCTCGAGTCCTCGTCCATCGAGGCCGAGCTGCTGTTCGCGGACCAGGATCCCGACCTGGAAGTCGACGCCGACAACGCCGACGAGTTCACCGCCGAGGAACTCGACGTGTCGGTCGACAGCGGTTCCCTGATCGCCGAGCTGCCGGCGTCGACGGTGGCCGGAATCTCGATCGAATAACTCGCCGATCCGCTCTCGAGATTTTTCACCCGTTCCGAACGATACTGCGTGTTTTCGGCGAAAAAGTAGAATTCGCGGAGATCAGTCCATTTTGAGCGTCACGGTGCCGTCGAAGTTGAGGAGGATGTGCTGGGCGAAGTCACCGAACAGCGCCTTCCCGGTCGGCGAGCGCCGTCGACCGACGACGAAGAGATGGTCACAGCCGAGTTCCGCCGCGGTAGCGATGACCGCGTCGGCGCGGTCGCTCTCGTCGACGACGATTCCCTCGGTGGTGAACTCGATCGACTCATCGAACGAGTCGAACACGTCTTCAGCGAACCGTTGTGCGAACTGCTCCGCAGTGGAGGTCGAATCGGGTTCGCTGTACGATGTCCCCTCCATCTGCTCGATCACTTCCAAGTTATCGGCCGTCTTGTCGACCTGATCCGGCGTGATCCACGCGAGCACGGTCAGCGTCGCGCCAGTGTCGTGAGCGAGTCGGCCGGCTTCCGCGAGCAGTTCTCGGTGGGCGTCCGTGTCGTCGATGACGACGAGTGCGTTATCCATATCACCGCTATAATCAGTTACCCAAATAAGTGTACTGCCCGTGTCAATCTATGACAATGAACTGTCTCCGATAGCGGTATCCGGCCGTCTCTCGAATCGCTTCGGCGGAGTCGGTCGGAATCGTT
This sequence is a window from Natrinema amylolyticum. Protein-coding genes within it:
- a CDS encoding universal stress protein, translated to MDNALVVIDDTDAHRELLAEAGRLAHDTGATLTVLAWITPDQVDKTADNLEVIEQMEGTSYSEPDSTSTAEQFAQRFAEDVFDSFDESIEFTTEGIVVDESDRADAVIATAAELGCDHLFVVGRRRSPTGKALFGDFAQHILLNFDGTVTLKMD
- a CDS encoding alpha-N-arabinofuranosidase, with protein sequence MANARITVHTAADIDRIEPEVHGHFSEHLGRCVYEGLWTSDSTDEDGYREEVVSLLSDLEIPVLRWPGGCFADDYHWEDGIGPQEDRPRRRNLFWAQGPEELPEESNAFGTDEFLELCERIGTEPYLAANVGSGDPQEATDWVEYCNYDGDTELADRRRENGREEPYGVKYWGLGNENWGCGGQMTPEQYAREYRRYATYVGTMDNLMLDHELELIACGFEGHEWNRRFMEEIASEAWGAEFPLDHLTLHHYYGRTMNVSEADEDQYDQLLVEALEMEDHIERIAAAINAVATTRDIGVIIDEWGTWHPEATADNGLEQPGTVLDALSAAAVLDIFNHHSDVVTMSNIAQTVNVLQCLVETDEDDAWARPTYRVFDLYAPHKGSEAVQTSVEAPSRELADDAEDRELPLVGASASVDDDETYVTVTNLDCRETQTIDVTLEGIDLESSSIEAELLFADQDPDLEVDADNADEFTAEELDVSVDSGSLIAELPASTVAGISIE